Part of the Pseudomonadales bacterium genome is shown below.
CATCATCGATGGCCTGCATGGTGCACTCGACATGGAGCGCGGTGGCGCGCTGGCCAGCCAGCTCGACCAACTCTATCGTTACATGAACCGTCGTCTGGTCGAGGCCAATCTGCACCGCGATGCCAGCATCATCGAAGAGGTGGCACATCTGCTGCGTGAGCTGAAAGAGGGCTGGGACGGCATTCGCCCCCTTGCGCTGGCAGCGCAGCCGGCCTGATACTTGGCGAATTCCGGGCTGGATGAAATTCATGCAGATTTTGAGACAACTCATTGATACTGCTGCGCTGTTGGCAGCACATGAAGATTGGCGAGGATTGGCCGAAGTCGATGCCAGATTGCGCAACGAGCTCGATCGGGTGGTGAAGGAGGTGGTCGAGCGCGCCAACCCTGTCGAGTTGCAGGCGCTGAGTGAAGTGGTCGCCGAACTCAATGGCGCCTACAGCCACTGGCTGGCACGTGGACGTGATCTGCGTGATCAGGTCAGTTACGAAGTGCGCCACTATCGCCGCCAACTCGACGGCGTGGAGTTCTATCAGCGCAACGGACTGCCCAGAGAAGAGCCCTGACGGTGCATCGACTCAGCCGCTGAGGGCATGGAAGGCCATGCCGACGGCGACGATCAGCATCAACAGCGCAAACAGTTGCTGAAGGCGTACCCCGGCAATGCGTGGCGCCAGCTGGCGTCCTCCCAGCATGCCGGCCACCGTGCCGGCAATGAAGGGCAGCGCAATGCCCCAGGGCAACTCGATGCCCTGCATCAGGATGGCGCTGGCCACCGTGCCGGCGCTGGTCAGTGCAATGACCATCAGTGAGGTGGCGACGGCCGAGTGCATCGACAACTCGGTGGTGGCCCGCAGCAGAGGCACGATCACGAAGCCGCCACCGACCCCGATCAGACCGGCCAGAAAGCCAGTGGCGCCACCACCACTGGCGATGGTCACTGCGCAGCGCCAGGTCCACTGAATGCGCCCAGTGAGCGGGTCGAGCCGGCAACAGGGGCCAGCCGCTGGTTCACCATCACCTGCCACCGTGGCGCGTACCACATTGGCCTCTTCAGGCTTGCGGATGGCCTGGCGCAGCATCCGCAGCGCAACGATGGTCAGCACCACGGCAAACAGCAGGTTAAGCAGTGAGACCGGCAGTGAATGCGCGAGCTGGATGCCCAAAGGCGCCGTGAACCAGCCGCAACCGGCCATCAGCAGCGCGGCGCGGTAGCGGATGTAACTGACATCCCAGGCGGCGAGAGTGCCAATGAGTGCCGAAGCACTGACGGCAAGCAGTGCAACCGGCGTTGCCTGCGGCAGACTCCAGTGCAAGCCCCACATCAACAGCGGTACGGCAAAGATGGAGCCGCCAGCACCGGTCAACCCCAGCACCGCACCAATCGCCAGACCCAGCAAGAGCAGAAGGGGGGTCATGCGCTATTCATTCATCCGTCACGTTCTGGTGTAGAGCTCAGCAGAAATTTGAGTGGGGTCGAGGAGTCGCGGTTTCTTGCTTGTCTTGATTGGATCATTCTGGAAAAGCGACCACTGCAAACTGGATGTATTTGGTGTCTTCGAGATAATCTTTGAAGATGCGAAAACCAAAACGTCTCCAAATGGAAGAGGTCCACCACTCCTCATTGATTCCTTCGAGAATCTCGACACGATAGCCACTCTCTTCAAATAGACGAAGGATGCTCTTTCGGGTAAAAAAGCGAAGGTGTGTACGATCGCGAATGCCCATGGTTTCGTAATGGAAGTCTTTATCCTTGAGGATATGAATGAGGTTGTCGATTTGCCTGAGGTTCGGAATCGAAGCCACGACGCATCCTCCTGGCCGCAATTTTCTGGCAGCGATTCTCAATGCATTCCACGGTTCTGCGAAATGCTCCAGAACATCGTTGAAAATCACCACATCGAAGGTTGCATCAGGCAGGGGAACATCTGCGTCGAAGAGTGAAACAATGACGTTGTCCAGTCGCTGACTTGCCAATTTCGCTGCATTGGCGTTGGGTTCGACACCCCAAACCTCGATGGAGCGCGTGTTCTTCAACCCTTCTCCAAAGGCGCCGGTGTTGCAACCGATGTCAACCACTTTGCGTGCCGAAGCTGGAATGAAGGCATGCATGTTCTGACGTGGGTTGTGGGGGTAATTTTTCATTTTCAATCTGCTCGACTGGAAATCTTTTCTAAGACTTTTTCAATTTTAGCCTTGTATGGCCTTGCGAACAGCTTGAATTTTATCCAGTTCCTGTACCATGTGACGCTCCATTGAAGGTGACCGATAAAGGAAAATGGCTGTGCTCCGACTTGAGCAATCCGATATCCGCGCTCCTGGACCTTCTTCGAGATGGCGATTTCACTTCCTACCGCTTCAGCATAGATGTCACTGGTTATGAATCCGGAAACCTCTTCAAGGACTGTTCTGGAAGAAAACAGAATCAGACTTTGCAGATGTTCCGCGCTTTCTCCAGGGTCGATGCCGTTCAGGACGATAAAAGCTCTCAGAAAATCGACGGCATTGAACGGCACTTCGCCTTCCCTGTTGAGGCAGCTTGCAGCGACCGGATTGTTCCTTTGCTCGCTCCATGCACGTTTCCAGTTGATGCTTTCACCCAGCAGTCCAATTTCTCTGGACTCCTGCATTTTATCCAGAAAGGCCTTCAGCCAGCCTGTTTTCAGAATGCGACACTCATCCTGAAGAAAAAGGAAATATTCACTTTCACCATCGGAACGCCATCCATGCTCCCATGCGCCGATGTTGTATCCGGAGTTTACCCGATTGAGCACATGGACGCCGTTTTTGACATATTTTTCAGGAAGGATCAGCGGGTGCCTGTCTCCACCATTGCAAACGATGGTTATGATGAATGGAGCCTGCGCATCATGCCTGGCTATCTGGTTCAACAGCTGGTAGAGCCTGTTTGGTGGGCGGCCGACCCAGTATGAAATGATGATGTTTGTCACTTTGATCGCATGCTCCGAGAAGGAGTATTTCGGTGAAATCAGCGCCTGTTTATTTTCTTGCGATCAATGGTGAAAGAAAGTATTTGATCCATAATTTTGCATGTGCCTTGCTGAAGGAAAGTGAGGAGGATGCCGCGAGCGCCTTCATGCCTTCCTTTCGGTTTTTTCCGTACAGATAATATGCCTTGGAAAACAGCTGTTCGGAATGATGCTTTTTTATTTTTCTGTTGCGCTCATGCCATTGCTGATTTTTTTTTACGAATTTTCCCATGAGTTGCGCTGAGGATGAAATTGAATTCTCAATCTGCCTGAGTCTTATTTCCTCCAGCTCGAGACCGGAGGGCCATCCAAAATTATTTCCGTGTATTCTCCACTGCGTGATGGCCTCTTCAGTCAGGGCAATGGTTCCAATGCAGGCGGCATGTATCGCCCATGCTGATTCGCTGAAAAGAGCATTCTCGTCGAATCCTCCGGTGATGTTCCACATGCTCCGGCGTGCCGCCGGCCGTTGAAAGTCTATTGGAACTGTATCCAGAAGGGCATCGAAAAGAGTGCTGGAAAAAAAATATAAGCCATCGCATTTTTCTGGATTCGTTCTCTCCAGAATCTTCTTCATGGCCTCTTTTCTGCTTTTTTCTGGTCCCTCATGGTATGCACCAAATGGACGGACGCCCAGAAACAGGCAGTCAATCTGTGGGTGCTTGGAAAAAGCGTGGAAAATCTGCTCCAGCGAGTTTGGCATCAGCAGGTCATCATCATCGAGCAGGAGGATGACTTCTCCCTGCGCCGCATTGATTCCGGCATTTTTTGCCTTGGGAACACCTTGTGCCGAATCGTGCCGGTGCAGCGTGAGGCGATCTCCCAGTGCATCTTTCAATGCCGAATGTGAAATCGGCGGCGTTGAGCCGTCATCGATGACGACCACTTCGTAGTTTGAGTAATTTTGCGCAGTGACGCTGTTGATCGCTTCCAGCAGAAGTTGAGGCCGGTTATGCGCCGGGATCACGATCGAGATCAGAAAAGGCGACATGGTGGATGGCACCTGGGCCCAGAAGAGAGATTGTGCCTGCCGATCATTTATCCGGGCACCTGTTCGTCTTTGAAAAACCAGCGCACCCGCAACGGCAGGTCGATGCCATCGAGCAATCCGGCACGCATGGCCTGGGCCAGTTCGGCTTCATGTCGGCTTTGACGTTGTTTGACCTGATAGAGCCGGCCCTTGCCGGCTTGTTTCACACCCGGTTTTTCACCGCGTTCCAGCCGGTCGAGCAGTTCGCAATAGACCTCGGCCGAAGCCTTGACGCCGCGCCAGAACAGCGTCAGCTCATCATCCTGCGCGGTGACCGGCGGGCAGATGTGGGCAATCAGGTCACCGGTGTCGATGCCGGCGTTGATGAAGTGCAACGTGCAGCCCACTTTGTCAGGTTCGCGGTTGTAGAGCGCCCAGAAGGTGCAGTCGGCACCGCGATATTCCGGCGAGAGCCCGCCATGCAGGTTGACCATGCCGAGCCGTCCGGCTTCGAGCAGCGGACCGCGGATCAGCGAGGTGCCAAAAACCAGGATCAGGTCCGGTTTGAGACGGTTGGCCAGCTCGACCACCTTGGGGTCATTGATATGGGGCACTTCGATGCGCAGATCTTCACGGTCGAGCCGAACCGGCTGATCGCCGAAGAAAAATCTGGCCTCCGGATTTCCCCGGTAGCGCTTGCGGTCGCGCAGCCAGCGGCTGACTTTCTGCCTGAGCACGCCGGGTTTGAGCCACTGTTGTACTTTTTTCAGGCTCAGGTCGCTGCCGTTCTCCTGCACGATGGCCAGCACCTGTGAGTGGGCCGACAACCGGTTGGCGACATGGACGTGACGGGCCGAGCGCCCACAGAGAATCAGGGTGGTGAGTTGCGACATGTTCACTGCTCCTTCGACCTGGCCGACGCCGCGAGGTCGAACATCAGTGCGTCGGCGAAGAACTTGCCGGCCCAGTTGGGGAACTCGAACATCGAGTAGCGTCCCCACAGCGGCGATGAGCCGGCAATGGCGCCATCGTCGATGCGGCCATCCTGCTTGAGCCGCTGGTGGCGCTTCAGGTAGTGCAGCGCGCGGTCGACGGCGGGCTGGAGCGTCTGTTCATCGCAGCAGCGAATCAGCCGTGACCAGATCATGCTCATCTGCGCCACCCCGGTCAGGCAGACATAATAGCTGTCTGATTGCCACTGCTGGTCGAGGGTGCCGGGCAGTGCACCATCGGCGGGCAGCACCGCAGCCACCGCGCCGGCAGCGCGGCGTGCCGCGTTGATGTAGCGCTCATCATCGAGCAGCAGGCCGCTTTCGAGCAGGCCGCGGATCGCATAGGCGATGGTGTGGGTGAAGGGTGCGGCATGACCTTCAGGCGTGAAGCCGTTGGTGGCGAACCAGCCCGCTTCGTTCTGCTGCGTCAGCACCCAGTCGAGGTTGCGGATCGCCCCGTCGCGCAGTGCGCGGTCATCGGCCAGCAGGCCGGTCTTCAGCAGTGCCCAGGCCGAGCGGCTGTTGTAGGTGTGCGGAATGCCGTTGTGCACGCTGCGGCGCCAGCAGCCGTCGTCATCCTGTTTCGACAGCATCCAGTGGCCGGCACGCACGGCAGCAGCCAGACATTCGGTACGGCCGAGACGTTCATGGCCGGCATTCATGCCATGCATGATCTGGCCGGTGTTGAAGATGACCGGATGGCTGCCCTGTTCGCCAAAGTGGCCCGGAAAGGCGCCATCATCGAGCTGGATCGACAGCTCCCAGTCGAGTATGCGCTGGGCGCGGGTGACCAGCTCCTGGCGCCCGAGCAGTGCGGCGGCATCGAGGAAGGTCTCGACGATGTAGCCGCTGGTCTCGGGATAGCTGGGCAGCCAGCCATCCTCGAAACTCCAGCCGGCGCTGATGCCACCGCTGTCGGCATGGCCGACACGCACATCCTGGGCGCGGCAGAGCCAGTCGATGGTCCCATGCAGATGGGTCAGGTGGTGCCGGACCGGTTGACCGCCACGGTTGAACAGATCAGCCAGAATCAGTTGCCAGTGGAGTGGTCTCCAGAGTTGGTAGCGGACGGGGACAGACAGCAGTTTTTTGAGCATGTGATCAATGAATATCGAGAGGGATGAATGGATGACGCACGATCAGTGCCAAAGGACTCCTGCAAGTCCGGCTGGCAGGGGCACCCGGCTGACGACATAGCGGTGCTTGCCGGAGGCTTCCGGGGGAATCTCGTCGACGAGCCGAACATCGATCCGCACACCGCTGCCGAGCCGGGCGGTGAGGCCGTTGCGGATCGCATCGATGCTGCCGGCCTGCCACCCGGCGGTGGGTACCACTTCGACCCGGCAGTCGTCGAGGCTCTCCTGGATGATCTTGAACTCGCCGACACCGGCCACAGCACGCAACACGTAGATGAGCGCCAGTGCGTGCATGATGGTGCCATCGGCCGCGACGATGAAGTCGGTGGAGCGGCCGATCACCTCGCCGATGCGGTGCAGGCCGCGTGCATCCTGGCACTGTGCCGGATCGGCTGCGCGGACCATGTCACCGGTGCGATAGCGGATGAAGGGCTGCGCTTCGGAGCAGAGTCCGGTGATCACCGCTTCGCCGATTTCATCGGCCGCGACCGGCCGGCCTTCGACATCGAGAATCTCCAGAATCATGCTTTCGCTCAGCAGCAGCATCTCGCCCTGCGGCGTTTCGTGGGCGGTGAAGCCGATGTCGCGGCTGCCGAACTCATTGGCAACCGGCGCGCCAAATACCCGCTGGATCAGTGCCCGCTGTTGGGGATAGAGCGGTTCACCGGTGGTGCAGACCACTTTCAATTCGCTCAATCCGAGCGATGCCCCCTCGGCCTCGCAAAAGGCGGCCAGCAGCGCCAGGCTGCTGGCATAGCCATAGATGCAGCGCGGCTGCACCTGCTGCAGTACGACCAGATAGTGCCGCATGTCGGCAGGTGACATTCTAAAGGCATTGAGCACCCACTGGTTGATCAGCCGGTCACGCAAGGTCTTGATTCGGTCGGTCTTGTTCAGCTCGACTGGTGCGCCCCACAGATAGACTTCCCGGTCGCCCGGTTCGACCCCCCACCAGCGACGGGCGCGCATCCGGCCGGCGGCATCGGAGGCCTGGCGGCTGCGACCGAAGTAGAAGATCAGGGGCTGCCCGGAGGAACCGCCGGTGTTGTAGCTGTGGCAACCGCCCGGCACCTGCTGCCAGGCGATCCGCTCCCGCTGCTGGGATGCGTCAGCCTTGGTCATGGTCGGCAGACGGCTCAGGTCACTCAGCGTGAGACTCTGGTTGCGGATGCTGTCGGCCAGCGCTGCCGATTCGATGCGCTCGGCATGCCAGGGAGAGTGGCGCAGCGCCGTCGACAGCAACTGCGTCAACTTGCGCAGCTGCAGAGCTTCGAGCTGATTGCGGTCGAGCCACTGACTCTGTTCCAGTTCATGCAGGTAGCTGAAGGTGGTGCGTCCCAGCAGCCGCTCCTGCAGCGGATATATAATGTAACGCGACAGTGCGGGAATCATTCGGCCGCTCTATCCGGCGTCAGTGCCTGAAGTGTCACGTGCTGGGCAATCCTGTCTGACAACATCGAAGGGTGGCAGGGGCAGGGCAGATCCATGCCGGAATTCGTTGATTATAGTCATTGCATCGAGGAGTCGACATGGCGGGAGCGGAAAAGAGCGGACTCCTCGGTCGGGTGAGTTTCAGTGGCCAGAGCAATGCCGAAGCGGATGCACCCCCACTCTGGCCGGCGTGGCAGCGGCTGAGTGATGCGGGAGTCTGGCTGCATTGGCATCTGCCACTGCTGAAGCATCAGGACGATGCCGGCACACTGCTGCTCGGCAGCGCGCAGTTCGGCAGCCGCCTCGATGGCGAGGCCCTTGCGCAGTGGTGGCAGAGTTACCAGCAACAGGGTGATGCGGCGCTGGCGCAGCTCGAAGGCCATTTTCTGGCCATCATTCTCGATCGTCGCCGGCAGTGCGTTACGTTGGCCGTCGATCGATTTTCCACGATTCCGCTCTACTACGCCGCCGCGGGCGATGGCGTCGCACTGGCCAGTC
Proteins encoded:
- a CDS encoding glycosyltransferase family 2 protein — its product is MSPFLISIVIPAHNRPQLLLEAINSVTAQNYSNYEVVVIDDGSTPPISHSALKDALGDRLTLHRHDSAQGVPKAKNAGINAAQGEVILLLDDDDLLMPNSLEQIFHAFSKHPQIDCLFLGVRPFGAYHEGPEKSRKEAMKKILERTNPEKCDGLYFFSSTLFDALLDTVPIDFQRPAARRSMWNITGGFDENALFSESAWAIHAACIGTIALTEEAITQWRIHGNNFGWPSGLELEEIRLRQIENSISSSAQLMGKFVKKNQQWHERNRKIKKHHSEQLFSKAYYLYGKNRKEGMKALAASSSLSFSKAHAKLWIKYFLSPLIARK
- a CDS encoding class I SAM-dependent methyltransferase; its protein translation is MKNYPHNPRQNMHAFIPASARKVVDIGCNTGAFGEGLKNTRSIEVWGVEPNANAAKLASQRLDNVIVSLFDADVPLPDATFDVVIFNDVLEHFAEPWNALRIAARKLRPGGCVVASIPNLRQIDNLIHILKDKDFHYETMGIRDRTHLRFFTRKSILRLFEESGYRVEILEGINEEWWTSSIWRRFGFRIFKDYLEDTKYIQFAVVAFPE
- a CDS encoding formyl transferase — its product is MSQLTTLILCGRSARHVHVANRLSAHSQVLAIVQENGSDLSLKKVQQWLKPGVLRQKVSRWLRDRKRYRGNPEARFFFGDQPVRLDREDLRIEVPHINDPKVVELANRLKPDLILVFGTSLIRGPLLEAGRLGMVNLHGGLSPEYRGADCTFWALYNREPDKVGCTLHFINAGIDTGDLIAHICPPVTAQDDELTLFWRGVKASAEVYCELLDRLERGEKPGVKQAGKGRLYQVKQRQSRHEAELAQAMRAGLLDGIDLPLRVRWFFKDEQVPG
- a CDS encoding terpene cyclase/mutase family protein; the protein is MDHMLKKLLSVPVRYQLWRPLHWQLILADLFNRGGQPVRHHLTHLHGTIDWLCRAQDVRVGHADSGGISAGWSFEDGWLPSYPETSGYIVETFLDAAALLGRQELVTRAQRILDWELSIQLDDGAFPGHFGEQGSHPVIFNTGQIMHGMNAGHERLGRTECLAAAVRAGHWMLSKQDDDGCWRRSVHNGIPHTYNSRSAWALLKTGLLADDRALRDGAIRNLDWVLTQQNEAGWFATNGFTPEGHAAPFTHTIAYAIRGLLESGLLLDDERYINAARRAAGAVAAVLPADGALPGTLDQQWQSDSYYVCLTGVAQMSMIWSRLIRCCDEQTLQPAVDRALHYLKRHQRLKQDGRIDDGAIAGSSPLWGRYSMFEFPNWAGKFFADALMFDLAASARSKEQ
- a CDS encoding sulfite exporter TauE/SafE family protein codes for the protein MTPLLLLLGLAIGAVLGLTGAGGSIFAVPLLMWGLHWSLPQATPVALLAVSASALIGTLAAWDVSYIRYRAALLMAGCGWFTAPLGIQLAHSLPVSLLNLLFAVVLTIVALRMLRQAIRKPEEANVVRATVAGDGEPAAGPCCRLDPLTGRIQWTWRCAVTIASGGGATGFLAGLIGVGGGFVIVPLLRATTELSMHSAVATSLMVIALTSAGTVASAILMQGIELPWGIALPFIAGTVAGMLGGRQLAPRIAGVRLQQLFALLMLIVAVGMAFHALSG
- the fliS gene encoding flagellar export chaperone FliS, whose protein sequence is MVYGNQAARQYRAVDTGSIVLEADPHRLIQMLFDGALERLALAKGFLHNGEIAGRLQAVNGAIAIIDGLHGALDMERGGALASQLDQLYRYMNRRLVEANLHRDASIIEEVAHLLRELKEGWDGIRPLALAAQPA
- a CDS encoding phenylacetate--CoA ligase family protein, with translation MIPALSRYIIYPLQERLLGRTTFSYLHELEQSQWLDRNQLEALQLRKLTQLLSTALRHSPWHAERIESAALADSIRNQSLTLSDLSRLPTMTKADASQQRERIAWQQVPGGCHSYNTGGSSGQPLIFYFGRSRQASDAAGRMRARRWWGVEPGDREVYLWGAPVELNKTDRIKTLRDRLINQWVLNAFRMSPADMRHYLVVLQQVQPRCIYGYASSLALLAAFCEAEGASLGLSELKVVCTTGEPLYPQQRALIQRVFGAPVANEFGSRDIGFTAHETPQGEMLLLSESMILEILDVEGRPVAADEIGEAVITGLCSEAQPFIRYRTGDMVRAADPAQCQDARGLHRIGEVIGRSTDFIVAADGTIMHALALIYVLRAVAGVGEFKIIQESLDDCRVEVVPTAGWQAGSIDAIRNGLTARLGSGVRIDVRLVDEIPPEASGKHRYVVSRVPLPAGLAGVLWH